TAAAGAAATATACAGCTAGCAACCTTTGTGACATCACTGGTGAATTTTCCGATCAAAACAAGCAAGTTGTTGACGGTAAATTAACACTTAGCCGTGATGGAGCTGAGAAATTAGTAGCTGACATCCGTCGTCAATTCGGCGATGATATCTAAGACTACAACTAAAGAAAGTATCCTATTTGAAAGCGTGCTAGCCTCAAATAGGATGCTTTTTTGTTTGGGTTCTTACGAAGCGTACTTTGCTGAGTTAGAACCCAAATATAAGAGCGAACGTAGTGAGTTGTTAATCCTTTGTTGGCTTGAGCCTACTTATGGGTAAATCGGCGGCAAGCGTTCGCATTGTTGTGACTGTTCGAAATGAAATGAGTTACAATCTCAATATGCATGAGAGTGAAGCGAGCATGTAATCCATTATTATTCGGCGGACTTCCAGTTCTTCTACGCTACGCTTCGCATAACTTCTTACATGGTCGGGGAAACTACCCCCTCCCTGTTTTCAGTCATCACGTACACGAGTACGCTCCGCTTCCGGGTCCCACCGAATGGATGGAATGCAAACGCTTTCGCTCGATTTATTTAAAGCAGAATGTAGATGATACGCAAAAAGAATAAAGAATAAAGAATAAAGAATAAAAATCTAAAGACTTAAAGACTTAAAGACTTAAAGACTTAAAGACTTAAAGACTTAAAGACTTAAAGACTTAAAGACTTAAAGACTTAAAGACTTAAAGACTTAAAGACTTAAAGACTTAATAAATCTTAGTTTAGTTTTCTATCACCACGAATGAGGTTAATTTTGAGATTTTGGCGTCTGGTTTGTTGCTTTGGAAGGTGAAGATGTCGGAGAAGTAGACGTGTTTGCCTTTTTTATTTGTGACGGTTCCGTGGGCGGAGCCTTCTTTGCCGTGGCTTAGGAGCGACTGGACTTCGAGTATGCTGACTGCTTGGAGGTTTGCCACTAGTTCTGCGATGAATTTATCGCGGCCCTTGATTTCGAATTCGCCGGGTACTGTCCACACGAACGACTCTTCTAATACGCTTTCGAGTGCGGCTCTGTCACCTGATGCGGACGCTACAAGATAGTCTCGGATAATGCGTTTTTTTGGTGCGTTGTCGCAGTCGAAATCACAGAATACCGCGAATCCCACTCCTGATGAGGCGCTTTTTGTTGGATTTCCTGTAAATGTTAAACCATTCTCCGACAAGGCTTCCTTTAAAATCCGAATCGCTTTTGGTCCAACGCCGTGCAGTTTTAGCAGCGTTTTTTCGTCGTATTCGACTACTTGTTCGAGCGTATTTATGTCTAGAAGTTGCAACGCGTTTGTTGCTGGCTTACCGATATTGGGTAGTTTCGTCATTTGGGATTCCTCCTTTTTCTACTACTATTATTATAGCAAGGATAGACATTTTTTCACAAAAAAAGACCCGCGCGATGACGAGTCTTTTTCATTATAGTTCGTGATATGCTTGGTAAACTTCGCGTTTTGGTAGTTGACGGGTTTTCATGACTTGCTTGATGGCTTCTTTGGATGACACGGATTCTTCATCCATCACTTTTTCGACGTGCTCTTTGATTGGCATTGTCGCCCACCAAACTTCTTCGTCTTCGCTTGGAGCTTCTTGATTTCCTTCGACAATAACGCAAAATTCACCGCGAATTTCGGTTTCTTTCGCCCATTCTAGTGCTTCTTCCACCGTTCCTCGCAAAAACTCTTCGTATTTCTTCGTTAGCTCACGGCATAATACAATTTTGCGGGTGCTTCCGAGTACTTTGTTCATCGCTTTTAGAACCTCTTTTAAGCGGTGTGGGGATTCGTAAATGATCCACGTTTCTTCATGACGATTTAGCGCGTTTAGAGCCGTCTCGCGGTCTTTATTGCCTCTTGGGAGAAAACCGTAAAAATAAAATGGTTGTGGCGCAAGGCCGGACGCGATCAGGGCTGTTAGGGCTGCGTTTGCGCCTGGTAGTGGCACGACGGTGATTCCGGCTTCAATTGCCGCGCCGACTAGTTCGTAGCCTGGATCGGATATCGAGGGCATTCCTGCGTCACTCACGACGGCGATCGTTGTTCCTGACTGTAATTTTTCGATGAGCTCGTCTTGGCGGTTGATTTTATTATGTTCGTGATAGCTCACCATTTTTGTATGTATCTCGAAATGATTTAGTAGCTTGATCGTGTTCCGCGTGTCTTCCGCTGCGATTAAATCCACTTCTTTCAAAATCCGAACTGCTCGCATCGTGATGTCTTCTAGATTACCGATCGGTGTTGGAACTAAGTATAGGATCCCTTTTGCATCAATTGTTTCGGCAAAACTTTTCTGGCTTTTCATATGGTATTTCACTCCTTATTTTTTTCTAGGTAGGTATCTTTTTCTTTGCGTACTAATTTTTTAAAGGCTGATTCGGCTTTGGTCGCCTCGGATCTGGTTTCGAAACATTCGGAATGGATCACTCGGACTGGACGCCTATTTCGTGTATATTTACAGCGGATTCCAGCGTTATGTTCGGCTTCCCGGCGCGTAACATCTGTTGTGTAACCGCCATAATAGGAGCCATCTTTGCACTCTAATACATAAAAATAATGCGTTTCACTCTTTGCCATAAAGTAACTCCCTCACTTGGGCTGTGTATTCGCCAACCGCGTCGTGTACAATGATTGGCGGTAAGTATTTCACGCCTGGTTTCGCACCTTTTATTCCTTCAATCAAAATCGTGTTTGCTTCTCGTTCGACACGCGGATGCACAAATTGGATTCGTTTTGGTTCAAGGCCGTATTCACGCATGATATCAATAATTTCAAGTAAACGTTCTGGACGGTGAACAAAGCTCGCCTTTCCGCCTTGTTTGAGCAAATCTGCTGCGACTTGAATCGTATCGCGCAATGTGCAATGGACCTCATGACGCGCGATTCGCAAGTGCTCATTTTCATTTTTAATACTGGTCGATTCTAGCGCAAAATAGGGCGGGTTGCAGGTGACAAAGCTGTTTTTTCCTTTTCCAAGTATCGGCACAATATCGCGCAAATCTTGTTGCATAATTTCAATCTGATCTGTAAGCTCGTTGTACGAAACGCTGCGTCGTGCCATATCTGCAAGTCGTTCTTGAATCTCGACACCGATGATTGGTACTTTTGTTCGCGGACTAATCAAAAGCGGAATAATGCCGTTACCGCTACACAGATCGATGACACGCCCTTTTTGGTATGGAATATAGCTGAATCTAGCGAGCAAAACTGCATCTAACGAAAAGGAAAACACCGTTGGGCTTTGGATAATCCGCAAATTCTCCGCTAATAAATGATCTAACCTCTCGTCTCCGACTAACATAAAAATCTCTCCTTAAAAAAAGGCCCTCTCTTGTAGAAGAGAAAGCCGCGTTTTACTTCTTATTTAATAACGACATGCAGAAAAGGCAATCTTCATCGTTTCCGCGCGGGCTTCCAAAATGCACGTTACAAATATGGAAACCTTCTTTATACAGTTTGACTAGATTATCATAACCTTCTCCGACTTCGATCATTTGACGCATCGCTTCTTTTCGGGCCGGTGCCATAGCTCCCAGCGCTTTCTCAGCTGGAATCTGGCTGACGTGTTGCTTTCCATCAAGCTCTTCTAACCGACGACGCAAATGCTCATTTTCTAAATTCAGGCGGTTATTTTCTTCTAGCATGTCGCCTAGGTTCTGCT
The sequence above is drawn from the Listeria weihenstephanensis genome and encodes:
- a CDS encoding nuclear transport factor 2 family protein, with protein sequence MTKLPNIGKPATNALQLLDINTLEQVVEYDEKTLLKLHGVGPKAIRILKEALSENGLTFTGNPTKSASSGVGFAVFCDFDCDNAPKKRIIRDYLVASASGDRAALESVLEESFVWTVPGEFEIKGRDKFIAELVANLQAVSILEVQSLLSHGKEGSAHGTVTNKKGKHVYFSDIFTFQSNKPDAKISKLTSFVVIEN
- the rsmI gene encoding 16S rRNA (cytidine(1402)-2'-O)-methyltransferase, with protein sequence MKSQKSFAETIDAKGILYLVPTPIGNLEDITMRAVRILKEVDLIAAEDTRNTIKLLNHFEIHTKMVSYHEHNKINRQDELIEKLQSGTTIAVVSDAGMPSISDPGYELVGAAIEAGITVVPLPGANAALTALIASGLAPQPFYFYGFLPRGNKDRETALNALNRHEETWIIYESPHRLKEVLKAMNKVLGSTRKIVLCRELTKKYEEFLRGTVEEALEWAKETEIRGEFCVIVEGNQEAPSEDEEVWWATMPIKEHVEKVMDEESVSSKEAIKQVMKTRQLPKREVYQAYHEL
- a CDS encoding GIY-YIG nuclease family protein is translated as MAKSETHYFYVLECKDGSYYGGYTTDVTRREAEHNAGIRCKYTRNRRPVRVIHSECFETRSEATKAESAFKKLVRKEKDTYLEKNKE
- a CDS encoding AbrB/MazE/SpoVT family DNA-binding domain-containing protein, producing MKSTGMVRKIDELGRIVIPVEIRRNLGVAVKDALEIYINEDEIILKKYTASNLCDITGEFSDQNKQVVDGKLTLSRDGAEKLVADIRRQFGDDI
- the yabA gene encoding DNA replication initiation control protein YabA; translated protein: MDKKALFDSVSNMEEQIGELYQQLGDLKQNLGDMLEENNRLNLENEHLRRRLEELDGKQHVSQIPAEKALGAMAPARKEAMRQMIEVGEGYDNLVKLYKEGFHICNVHFGSPRGNDEDCLFCMSLLNKK
- a CDS encoding tRNA1(Val) (adenine(37)-N6)-methyltransferase gives rise to the protein MLVGDERLDHLLAENLRIIQSPTVFSFSLDAVLLARFSYIPYQKGRVIDLCSGNGIIPLLISPRTKVPIIGVEIQERLADMARRSVSYNELTDQIEIMQQDLRDIVPILGKGKNSFVTCNPPYFALESTSIKNENEHLRIARHEVHCTLRDTIQVAADLLKQGGKASFVHRPERLLEIIDIMREYGLEPKRIQFVHPRVEREANTILIEGIKGAKPGVKYLPPIIVHDAVGEYTAQVRELLYGKE